Proteins from a genomic interval of Cottoperca gobio chromosome 8, fCotGob3.1, whole genome shotgun sequence:
- the LOC115012751 gene encoding complement C1q tumor necrosis factor-related protein 1-like isoform X1 — MMCCLQGNFSGTAMLGVLVLLSLTSLVALVPSHVPCRHCCDPLETPEGSGAQPPTETQISHVPEIRTYINMTILKGDKGERGDRGTLGKAGPEGPPGSRGPMGSKGTKGQSGLPGDPCKVQYSAFSVGRRKSLHSLESYQAIVFDTVFVNLDDHFNMFNGKFLCHVPGIYFFNVNIHTWNFKETYLHIMHNDTEQAIVYAQPSDRSIMQSQSLMLELKLKDEVWVRLYKRERENAIYSDDVDVYITFNGYLVKGSAEGN; from the exons GCACAGCTATGTTGGGTGTCCTCGTCCTTCTGTCCCTCACCTCCCTGGTGGCCCTGGTGCCTTCTCATGTCCCCTGCAGGCACTGCTGTGATCCCCTGGAGACACCAGAGGGCAGCGGAGCCCAGCCTCCCACAGAAACACAGATCAGCCATGTGCCCGAGATCCGCACCTACATCAACATGACCATCCTCAAAG GTGACAAAGGAGAGCGTGGCGACAGAGGAACTCTGGGTAAAGCTGGACCAGAAGGCCCTCCAGGCTCCAGAGGTCCCATGGGCTCAAAAGGCACTAAAGGCCAGTCAGGTCTCCCAGGAGACCCCTGCAAAGTCCAGTACTCCGCCTTCTCCGTCGGCCGTCGCAAATCCCTCCACAGCCTGGAGTCCTACCAGGCGATTGTGTTTGACACAGTCTTTGTCAACCTGGACGACCACTTCAACATGTTTAATGGGAAATTCCTCTGCCACGTCCCGGGGATCTACTTCTTCAACGTCAACATCCACACGTGGAACTTCAAAGAGACATATCTGCACATCATGCACAACGACACTGAGCAGGCCATCGTGTACGCCCAGCCCAGCGACCGCTCCATCATGCAGAGTCAGAGCCTGATGCTGGAGCTGAAGCTGAAGGACGAGGTGTGGGTCCGCCTATacaagagggagagggagaacgCCATCTACAGTGATGACGTAGATGTCTATATCACTTTCAATGGATACCTCGTCAAAGGTAGCGCAGAGGGAAACTGA
- the LOC115012751 gene encoding complement C1q tumor necrosis factor-related protein 1-like isoform X2 gives MLGVLVLLSLTSLVALVPSHVPCRHCCDPLETPEGSGAQPPTETQISHVPEIRTYINMTILKGDKGERGDRGTLGKAGPEGPPGSRGPMGSKGTKGQSGLPGDPCKVQYSAFSVGRRKSLHSLESYQAIVFDTVFVNLDDHFNMFNGKFLCHVPGIYFFNVNIHTWNFKETYLHIMHNDTEQAIVYAQPSDRSIMQSQSLMLELKLKDEVWVRLYKRERENAIYSDDVDVYITFNGYLVKGSAEGN, from the exons ATGTTGGGTGTCCTCGTCCTTCTGTCCCTCACCTCCCTGGTGGCCCTGGTGCCTTCTCATGTCCCCTGCAGGCACTGCTGTGATCCCCTGGAGACACCAGAGGGCAGCGGAGCCCAGCCTCCCACAGAAACACAGATCAGCCATGTGCCCGAGATCCGCACCTACATCAACATGACCATCCTCAAAG GTGACAAAGGAGAGCGTGGCGACAGAGGAACTCTGGGTAAAGCTGGACCAGAAGGCCCTCCAGGCTCCAGAGGTCCCATGGGCTCAAAAGGCACTAAAGGCCAGTCAGGTCTCCCAGGAGACCCCTGCAAAGTCCAGTACTCCGCCTTCTCCGTCGGCCGTCGCAAATCCCTCCACAGCCTGGAGTCCTACCAGGCGATTGTGTTTGACACAGTCTTTGTCAACCTGGACGACCACTTCAACATGTTTAATGGGAAATTCCTCTGCCACGTCCCGGGGATCTACTTCTTCAACGTCAACATCCACACGTGGAACTTCAAAGAGACATATCTGCACATCATGCACAACGACACTGAGCAGGCCATCGTGTACGCCCAGCCCAGCGACCGCTCCATCATGCAGAGTCAGAGCCTGATGCTGGAGCTGAAGCTGAAGGACGAGGTGTGGGTCCGCCTATacaagagggagagggagaacgCCATCTACAGTGATGACGTAGATGTCTATATCACTTTCAATGGATACCTCGTCAAAGGTAGCGCAGAGGGAAACTGA